The Triticum aestivum cultivar Chinese Spring chromosome 4B, IWGSC CS RefSeq v2.1, whole genome shotgun sequence sequence TACTTCTCGCCGCATCCCCCAGCGtgttgaagatgatgatgatgatgatgaagaagaagatgatgattttgATTTTGAAGACtgggatgatgatgttgatgctggCCAAAGGGATCCTCACTCTGATGGTTCTGGTGATGAGGTACATACTTACTTATCTTCAGCTTGGTAATAGAATTTCTTTGATTATGTGGATTGTGATATATATGTACATGTGAAACATTGTTGATCTGTTTATTAGCTGGTATGATCTAACGTATGAGACCATGAGTTGTTTCCATCGAGTATGTTGAAATGTGTCTAGAGGGATGGAAAATTACTAGCTACATAAGCATTAATCACTTTCATGATTTATGGGTTATCTAGATATGTTTTCACTTATTTAGGACGCTGCAAACACATTTATGGCTGCTCTAGGTAGCTGTGTCAAGTAAGCCGATGAAGTACTGGACTGAGTTCATGCACACAAGAATAACTCTTGTATTATACATCTCAAACGGCATTGCAGGACATCAAATCGAGCTCTTAAATATTAATTTTGTGAACCCCCCATCTCCTTTCTTCAGGTCTTGTGCATCATGTTGTACAATTACATTCACTACTAGTATGTAGTTACTAGTTACTTAGTTGGCATCAAAATGGGTGGTGAGATGTAGAAAGTGCTTTCTAACCTCTGTTTTGCTGTTCTTTTGTGCAGGAGTTCCTACAAGAGATGTCACAGTTGGACAAGCAAATCAAGTCCTTAGTGGACATGGGATTTCCTGAAGATGAAGCAAACAGAGCTCTTAGAAGATGTGGTATGGCTCTCCTTTTGTAGTTGTTGGCTTGATGATTAGGCTTTGTTGATCATACTTTAATGGGATGGTACCTTATGCTTTATATTTTGTTCAAACTTGGCCAGGTCTGGATACCCCTATGCATGTACTGGTTGATTCTATCTATGCATCACAGCATGACCCTGAGGTACATTGCAGTTTGCTATACATGTGAATAATAATGGTTTCGTTGTTAATTTCGATGCATTGACACTGGAATTCGTTTGCAGGTTATGGATGAGAATCGCTTCAGTTCCTGTGTGGGGAGAAAGAAAGCAAGGTTCACAGAAGATAGCAAGAAGAGGAAAAGATACGGAGGTGGAGCACATGGAAGTCAACCCCCATGGGATGGTGGTCATGAAGAGTCAATTTCTCTGCCAAAGCCAATGGTGGGATTTGGCCTACCTGGTGACCGACCACGGTCAGTGGGCAGATGGCTTCCTGCACATAGTATGAGAGCACCTTTCTTCTATTATGAGAATGTGGCACTTGCTACTAAAGGTGCCTGGGCAGAAATTTCAAGATCCCTATATGGTATTGAGCCAGAGTTCGTAGACTCGAAGTACTTCTGCGCAGCGTTAAGGAAACGGGGTTACATCCATAACCTCCCAACTGAGGGAAGGTCAGTTTTGCGTCCCATCCCTCCGAAGACCATTTTCGAGGCCTTCCCCCAGTACGAGACGTGGTGGCCCTCGTGGGACCAAAGAAGGCAGCTCAATTGCCTACAAACTTGTATGGCAAGCGCAAAGCTGACTGAACGGATCCACCGTGCTCTTGCAAACTCGACCGATCCACCAACTCAAGCTGTTCAGAAACGTGTGCTGGAAGAGTGCAGGAAGTGGAATTTGGTATGGATCGGGAAAAACAAAGTTGCTGCATTGGATTATCTGGAAATGGAGTTTCTGCTTGGTTATCCAAGGGACCATACCAGGGGAGCCAGCAAGAAAAAGAGAGACAAATGCCTTGGAAATTCATTCCAAGTCGATACTGTTGCTTTTCATCTGTCAGTGCTGAAGGATAGGTTTCCATGTGGTATGAACGTGCTGTCCCTATTCAGTGGTATCGGAGGAGCAGAGGTTGCCCTTCACAAGCTTGGCATACGGATGAAGACCGTGGTTTCTGTGGAAATCTGCGAAGCGAGTAGGAACATCTTGAGAACTTGGTGGGATCAGACTCAGGATGGCACTCTGATAGAGTTTCGTGATGTGCAGTCTCTCACGCATGAAAAAATCGCATCACTTATCAGACAACTTGGTGGCTTTGACTTGGtgatcgggggaagcccatgtaaCAACCTTGCCGGCAGCAACCGGCACCACCGTGTTGGCTTGGAGGGCGACCAGTCTGTGTTGTTTCGTGACTATGTTAGAATCTTGAACTCTATCAAGTCGATTATGGCGAATGTAGGATGATGATTGCATTCCATGTTCTTCTAGTCCTTATCCTTAGAAACCCTACTTCATTTAGGTTTGGAACATCAAGTAACTGTGGTGAAAGTTTATTTTGTAGACAGACCGGATAAACTTGGAGCTCTGTGTTTGATGCTTATAACTATTTTATTACCTGCTGGCCTTCATTTGGGAGAAGTTCAATTTTTGCTGACAGAGAAGAAACTTGTTTTGATCTTTGTGAATACTGAATTTATTGCTTTCCGATTCATTGTGTTTTCATTCTACACTTGTGGGTGGTTATGGTAGGGTTGGCAATGTTGCTCTGCTCCTTTGCAGAGCCTGGGAGAGCAGGGGGAAGGGCTGGCAATCTGCTGCAAAGTCAAAGTGCGCATGGAAAGGTACATCTCAGAGCTTTAGGGAAAGGACTCATGTGCTGCAGATAGAGTTTCTTCCCTTTGCAGAAATAGAGGCTAGCTACTGCATTACCTGGAAAAAATTTATGTGCTGGGAAATTGGAGAGTGTAGCTCTGTATTTTAGTGTTTCTTCCCTTGGTTAAAGTCCATTTCTTGCATTTGTTCTCCTTCCTGTGGCTTTGATTTGTTTAATCAGCTGAGATGCGTTCGAAATGTTGTGTTGATAATCTTAATACGTTCAGTTTCCACCAAACAAGCTTTCGTGGAAGACATGTTACTAGATATTTTTATGTGCACGTTCATGCTTAGGTGCAGATTTTGGTGCTATTTTCTTACCATTTATGTATTCTAAGGTAAGTTCATGTCTGCTTACTAGTCTGTTCTTGTTGATGGCCCAGTAACCTACCATCGCTTATACTTCGATGCTGGAATTCGGTCAAGCAAGCACCCAGTGACTGGACTGGCATTGAGAGAAGAGCTGCATAATCTTCAGGTTGCCGGTTTGTCATGTCATTGAAAATCTTAAAATCACCGTGGTTATATGCATACACCTGTCAATCAAATGTGATAGAAGGACAAACGAATACCACTGTATTTCGACAAAGTTAAGCTTTATGACTGGCCAGTTTTCGACAAATAATGTAACCCAGCTAATGGCCAATTGCAGATAAATGTTCAATGTAATTTCATAGGCAAAAACTGAAGCTAAGAAACCGAGGGATTAGCGTATTTGAAAAACTGCAAAGAAAATTGTTTGCTTTATTGGGAATGTAACCCAAGTTAAATAAAACTGATGGCCAGTTTGCGACTGGCTAATGCTGCGTTGCATTACGCTGCCCTGTGAAATATAGCTATTTAAATGGAGTTTTACAAATTTTCCAGTTAATTATTTCTGCTATTGCTGCTCTGAAAGATCCTATCAGTTAGCATTTACATTTTCCTGTGGAACATATCTAGTTATATGGAGTTTAACAAATTCTAGGAGTATAATATTTCTGCTCACAAACATCATATCAATTTGTTGAAGTATCAAAGTAAACATAATCAAAGGTACATACATTTCAAAATCAGCGCAATGCCAAACTCAACTAATAAAGTTTTGGAAAACATGAGCGACCTCGGCCCTCCCTTGTTGATGTTTTTCCGCTTGTCTCTAAAAAGGACTCTAGATTGGATCACGGATACTTTTTGTTGGTCTTTACACTGGAACATCCGACCGCGTATTTTCTGCAAGCCATATGCTCAGTTCTGCTTGCAAGTCATCAACTGCATGGTAAAAGATTAAACAGGCTTCCTTGAAAATGCTGGTCTTTTCTACTTTACCACTTTGCA is a genomic window containing:
- the LOC123094345 gene encoding DNA (cytosine-5)-methyltransferase DRM2-like isoform X2, coding for MLQIVDLVSDDDVFELDEGNDGQVGVSSYPARRNADAPGPSRLVRQDADGMANGATPSASLVGMYVEMGFPKEMVLKAIKEIGKRDESAVLSLLLAYTEDDDSVGSCSTSRRIPQRVEDDDDDDEEEDDDFDFEDWDDDVDAGQRDPHSDGSGDEEFLQEMSQLDKQIKSLVDMGFPEDEANRALRRCGLDTPMHVLVDSIYASQHDPEVMDENRFSSCVGRKKARFTEDSKKRKRYGGGAHGSQPPWDGGHEESISLPKPMVGFGLPGDRPRSVGRWLPAHSMRAPFFYYENVALATKGAWAEISRSLYGIEPEFVDSKYFCAALRKRGYIHNLPTEGRSVLRPIPPKTIFEAFPQYETWWPSWDQRRQLNCLQTCMASAKLTERIHRALANSTDPPTQAVQKRVLEECRKWNLVWIGKNKVAALDYLEMEFLLGYPRDHTRGASKKKRDKCLGNSFQVDTVAFHLSVLKDRFPCGMNVLSLFSGIGGAEVALHKLGIRMKTVVSVEICEASRNILRTWWDQTQDGTLIEFRDVQSLTHEKIASLIRQLGGFDLVIGGSPCNNLAGSNRHHRVGLEGDQSVLFRDYVRILNSIKSIMANVG
- the LOC123094345 gene encoding DNA (cytosine-5)-methyltransferase DRM2-like isoform X1, whose product is MAVIVDLVSDDDVFELDEGNDGQVGVSSYPARRNADAPGPSRLVRQDADGMANGATPSASLVGMYVEMGFPKEMVLKAIKEIGKRDESAVLSLLLAYTEDDDSVGSCSTSRRIPQRVEDDDDDDEEEDDDFDFEDWDDDVDAGQRDPHSDGSGDEEFLQEMSQLDKQIKSLVDMGFPEDEANRALRRCGLDTPMHVLVDSIYASQHDPEVMDENRFSSCVGRKKARFTEDSKKRKRYGGGAHGSQPPWDGGHEESISLPKPMVGFGLPGDRPRSVGRWLPAHSMRAPFFYYENVALATKGAWAEISRSLYGIEPEFVDSKYFCAALRKRGYIHNLPTEGRSVLRPIPPKTIFEAFPQYETWWPSWDQRRQLNCLQTCMASAKLTERIHRALANSTDPPTQAVQKRVLEECRKWNLVWIGKNKVAALDYLEMEFLLGYPRDHTRGASKKKRDKCLGNSFQVDTVAFHLSVLKDRFPCGMNVLSLFSGIGGAEVALHKLGIRMKTVVSVEICEASRNILRTWWDQTQDGTLIEFRDVQSLTHEKIASLIRQLGGFDLVIGGSPCNNLAGSNRHHRVGLEGDQSVLFRDYVRILNSIKSIMANVG